GGACGGCGAGCTCGTCGTCGCCTCGATCACGCCGACCTACACCGGCTGCCCCGCCATGGCGACCATGCGCGACGACCTCGTGCATCGGCTCAACGACGCCGGGTTCGACCGCGTCGAGGTGCGGATCGTGCTCGACCCGCCCTGGTCCAGCGACTGGATCTCCGAACGGGGCCGCGCCGCCCTGCGTGCCGAAGGGCTGTCGGCGCCCGGCCCCGTACGCAAGCGGCAGGGGCCCGTGCCGCTCACGCTCGGCCCGCCCCGCCCGGCGCCGCCCTGCCCGCGCTGCGGCTCGGCGGCCACCCGCCTGACCTCGGAGTTCGGCGCCACCGCCTGCAAGGCCCTCTACCGCTGCACCGACTGCCTCGAACCGTTCGAGCACGTCAAGGAGATCTGATCGATGA
The nucleotide sequence above comes from Nonomuraea gerenzanensis. Encoded proteins:
- the paaD gene encoding 1,2-phenylacetyl-CoA epoxidase subunit PaaD, with product MARRRAAEVAGQVRDPEMPMLTLADLGVLRGVEVERDADGELVVASITPTYTGCPAMATMRDDLVHRLNDAGFDRVEVRIVLDPPWSSDWISERGRAALRAEGLSAPGPVRKRQGPVPLTLGPPRPAPPCPRCGSAATRLTSEFGATACKALYRCTDCLEPFEHVKEI